A region from the Desulfuribacillus alkaliarsenatis genome encodes:
- the gpr gene encoding GPR endopeptidase, producing the protein MPHKGYHDINTVNVPFFSTDLAVEAHEHISQNQQIPGVDKEVEEIDKVKVERVFVRDIQGAQAINKAPGNYVTIYAPGLRTKDTPLRKAVSKIFAKEFSKYIEGLNDNASVLVVGLGNANATPDAIGPAVTDNLLISRHFFQVMPDKVEQGFRPISAISPGVMGQTGIETGDIILGVIQQIKPDVVVVVDALASRSIERINTTIQIADSGINPGAGVGNNRKVLNQETLGIPVIAVGVPTVVDAVTIVHDAMEFVAAHITEKGAMPMPTGITNMATKNMIRQQAMEQVQENNNQQHNTAAANQTSMNNQNLNQTINTEYESLTEDQKKQLIQQVLKAEGHQFMVTPKEIDTYIEEMAHIIAGGLNAALHPKIGIEDAAMYTH; encoded by the coding sequence ATGCCACATAAAGGTTACCACGATATTAACACAGTTAATGTACCATTTTTCTCAACTGACTTAGCTGTTGAAGCACATGAGCATATTAGTCAAAACCAGCAAATCCCAGGTGTGGACAAGGAAGTAGAAGAAATCGACAAAGTAAAAGTGGAACGAGTATTTGTAAGGGATATACAGGGGGCACAGGCTATAAATAAAGCCCCAGGGAACTATGTAACTATTTATGCACCAGGCCTACGTACGAAAGATACACCACTAAGAAAAGCTGTATCAAAAATTTTTGCTAAAGAATTCTCTAAATATATCGAAGGTCTTAATGATAATGCTAGCGTCTTAGTGGTTGGTTTAGGAAATGCTAATGCAACACCAGACGCTATTGGTCCTGCGGTAACTGATAATTTACTAATATCTAGGCATTTCTTTCAAGTCATGCCTGATAAAGTAGAGCAAGGATTTCGTCCAATCAGCGCGATTTCACCAGGAGTCATGGGTCAGACTGGAATCGAAACAGGAGATATAATTTTAGGAGTAATCCAACAAATAAAACCAGATGTTGTTGTAGTTGTTGATGCCCTAGCTTCAAGAAGCATTGAAAGAATCAATACAACTATACAAATTGCCGATTCGGGCATTAACCCAGGGGCTGGTGTCGGTAACAACCGAAAAGTTTTAAACCAAGAGACTTTAGGGATACCAGTAATAGCCGTGGGGGTTCCTACGGTAGTAGATGCAGTGACGATAGTTCATGATGCAATGGAATTCGTGGCTGCCCACATAACAGAAAAGGGTGCGATGCCCATGCCGACTGGAATAACAAACATGGCAACAAAGAATATGATACGTCAGCAAGCCATGGAGCAGGTCCAAGAAAATAATAATCAACAACATAATACAGCAGCAGCTAATCAAACTAGCATGAATAATCAAAATTTGAATCAAACAATTAACACTGAATATGAATCTTTAACAGAAGATCAGAAAAAACAGCTTATTCAACAAGTATTAAAAGCAGAAGGTCATCAGTTTATGGTTACACCAAAAGAAATTGATACATATATAGAAGAAATGGCCCATATTATAGCAGGCGGGTTAAATGCTGCGTTACATCCGAAGATTGGGATTGAAGATGCAGCTATGTATACACACTAA
- a CDS encoding CoA-binding protein, translated as MNEELAMKRVFEDAKTVAVVGLSVSEDRPSYMVAKYLQNRGFTIIPVNPKATEILGEKCYGSLAEIDIPIDIVTIFRRSDYVLPIVEEAIEKGVKAIWMQFGVVNEQAYQTAKNAGVEVFMDKCIKIDYHRTTTQIR; from the coding sequence ATGAATGAAGAACTAGCCATGAAGCGTGTTTTTGAAGATGCAAAGACAGTCGCAGTTGTCGGTTTATCTGTAAGTGAAGATCGTCCAAGCTATATGGTAGCAAAATACTTGCAAAATAGGGGCTTTACTATAATCCCGGTTAATCCTAAGGCAACGGAAATATTAGGAGAAAAATGCTATGGTAGCCTGGCAGAAATTGATATACCTATTGATATAGTTACTATTTTTAGAAGAAGTGACTATGTTTTACCTATTGTTGAAGAAGCTATTGAAAAAGGAGTTAAAGCAATTTGGATGCAGTTTGGTGTAGTAAACGAACAAGCATATCAAACAGCAAAAAATGCAGGGGTAGAAGTATTTATGGATAAATGTATAAAGATAGATTATCATAGGACGACGACACAAATTAGATAA
- the holA gene encoding DNA polymerase III subunit delta, with protein sequence MSNIYLLHGSEEVLMNEWVSRVITKYLPDGKEDLNYSVFDLDETPIQNVIQQAETIPFIGEKRVIVAGSADFFGSGSGKQSHDLEGLLKFIDNPPDFSTVILKTNLDKLDKRKKITKQLEKNKAIISFEKLQGKLLEDWVTKKLESMGCSIEQEALNKLVLSTGSNITILSKEIEKLCLYIGQGKITAEHVILLVPRSLEQNLFSFVDKLAKRDIEQGLQIIYDLLKNKESPILILFFITKKFRTMLLAKELADKGYSPQQIASQVGQHPYAVKISLEQARAFSYTQIRKIIISLAQADEQIKTGKLTDVLALEKFVLTLSN encoded by the coding sequence ATGTCAAATATATATTTATTACATGGTAGTGAAGAAGTTTTAATGAACGAGTGGGTATCTAGGGTGATTACTAAATATCTTCCTGACGGAAAAGAGGATTTGAATTATTCAGTCTTTGACTTAGACGAGACACCAATTCAAAATGTTATTCAACAGGCAGAAACTATTCCGTTTATTGGTGAGAAAAGGGTAATCGTTGCAGGCTCAGCAGATTTTTTTGGTTCTGGTTCTGGAAAGCAATCGCATGATTTAGAAGGGCTTTTGAAATTTATAGATAATCCACCTGATTTCTCTACTGTCATATTAAAAACGAATTTAGATAAGCTAGACAAAAGAAAAAAAATAACCAAACAACTGGAAAAAAACAAAGCAATTATTTCTTTTGAAAAACTTCAAGGCAAGCTACTTGAAGATTGGGTTACTAAAAAATTAGAATCAATGGGCTGTAGCATTGAACAAGAAGCTTTAAACAAGCTAGTTCTGTCAACGGGTTCAAATATTACTATCTTATCTAAGGAAATAGAAAAACTATGTTTATATATTGGACAGGGTAAAATTACAGCCGAGCATGTTATTCTACTTGTGCCTCGTTCATTGGAACAAAATTTATTTTCATTTGTTGACAAACTTGCAAAACGTGACATTGAACAGGGTTTACAGATAATTTATGATTTATTAAAAAATAAAGAGTCGCCAATATTAATCCTGTTTTTCATAACGAAAAAATTTAGAACGATGTTACTAGCTAAGGAATTAGCTGATAAGGGTTATTCACCGCAGCAAATCGCCAGCCAAGTGGGTCAACATCCATACGCTGTAAAGATTAGTCTAGAGCAAGCACGGGCCTTTAGCTACACACAAATTAGAAAGATTATTATCTCTTTAGCACAGGCAGATGAACAAATTAAAACAGGTAAATTAACTGATGTCCTTGCTTTAGAGAAATTTGTTCTTACATTATCTAATTAA
- a CDS encoding helix-hairpin-helix domain-containing protein has translation MTTISDRQKILIIILFSAILIASSFYFYKAHIQQTGIIIEISEQKDINDGAQVENGDRDIVSAPIYDEIYVHVKGAVKNPGVYKLDTSNRVVDAVNAAGGPLADGNLDLINLAAKLTDGQEVIVYTSVEEQQAWNTLASIASASDSNNVNSMVNINTATQEQLQVLPGIGPSRAEAIIRYREQHGAFQSIESIINVSGIGQVTFENIKDSITIQ, from the coding sequence ATGACAACGATCTCAGACCGACAAAAAATTCTTATAATAATCTTGTTTAGTGCAATATTAATTGCTAGTAGCTTTTATTTTTATAAAGCACATATCCAACAAACTGGAATTATTATAGAAATATCCGAGCAAAAAGATATTAATGACGGTGCGCAAGTAGAAAACGGGGATCGGGACATTGTTAGCGCCCCGATTTATGATGAAATATACGTACATGTTAAAGGGGCGGTTAAAAACCCTGGAGTTTATAAGTTAGATACCTCGAATAGGGTTGTTGATGCAGTTAACGCTGCAGGAGGTCCGCTGGCTGACGGCAATTTAGATTTAATAAATTTAGCAGCTAAACTTACTGATGGACAAGAGGTAATTGTCTACACCTCTGTAGAGGAGCAGCAAGCATGGAACACTTTAGCGAGTATAGCTAGTGCAAGTGATTCCAATAATGTAAATAGTATGGTGAACATAAATACGGCCACACAAGAACAATTACAAGTCCTACCAGGGATTGGTCCTAGCAGGGCAGAGGCAATTATAAGGTATCGTGAGCAACACGGAGCATTTCAATCTATAGAGTCAATTATTAATGTCAGTGGAATTGGACAGGTAACATTTGAAAACATTAAGGATAGCATTACGATTCAATAA
- the trxA gene encoding thioredoxin, giving the protein MSVISVVGKENLEAEVNSGVSIVDFYADWCGPCKMLTPVLEELATDLAGKAKVVKVNVDQNQELAAEFKIQGVPTIVIMKDGEVVERAVGFQPKAGLVDLVNKNL; this is encoded by the coding sequence ATGTCAGTTATAAGTGTAGTCGGGAAAGAAAATTTAGAGGCAGAAGTTAATTCAGGTGTTTCGATTGTAGATTTTTATGCTGATTGGTGCGGTCCTTGCAAGATGCTTACACCTGTATTAGAAGAATTAGCTACAGACTTAGCTGGAAAGGCGAAGGTTGTAAAGGTGAACGTTGACCAAAACCAAGAGCTTGCTGCTGAATTCAAAATTCAAGGTGTTCCTACCATCGTTATTATGAAAGATGGAGAAGTTGTTGAACGTGCTGTAGGCTTTCAACCAAAGGCGGGTTTGGTTGATTTAGTAAATAAAAATCTGTAA
- a CDS encoding DNA internalization-related competence protein ComEC/Rec2: MRRPLFWLLIAFLIGLLLSLLLKLNKQASMLIMDSIVIIVLFVIVSLLAIIILVFRSNNSTWSLSYTFILLMCVSLITGTIYGLTRIESIGIERQIKDREIVSVVGVVNSVWHTPSYKGLLLKSEDDLYVQLRIYHDEHMNDEHKDDEIIYIIPGMVIDATGQYRAPSLKRNPGGFDEQRYFWLQGWDGKLITEYNQIEVIGTHEGVQYKLRGFVYNTKVYYQNIINSYMENREFAIVNALVLGDRGYIDFDTRDQIRNLGLAHLFALSGLHVGIIIVVMIFFADRLLFITRERAYVILLVLLPVYAILTGASPSVVRAVIMAMLMLIALLINKKGDVYTNLILAAFVIILFEPKLLLAAGFQLTFIITAGIVLFMPIIDYMLRKAHLSWPWLRNFVAITISAQILAFPLLVYYFQEFAWSVFISQFFILPIISFLILPAGIMLLMFGWIHPALTVIPGYILKHSASLMLSITDGFEFATRFVSSFPEISIWWVLIYFAGTVFMGYLLYYKRYHVKAIVINSLFLIVVIAYVFFPKLPTGELHITLIDVGQGDAIHIETPKGKHILIDGGGIPGSNYDIGKHVVLPYLNAIGVRHLDIVFLSHADYDHIQGLFAVLVEHSVGSLIYGYDDPRPIFQELKQLAERSGVELYQVTEGDKIIVDDIVFEILYPKINKSVLSSPNETSMVKLLTYYDVKVLFTGDIEAETEMLLYDTLYDLQVDILKVAHHGSRTSSTELFLQQVSPEYAAISVGKYNRFGHPNQQVLDNLHNIGAEIYRTDEQGAIHFQVSQNDVIVNTMLE, translated from the coding sequence ATGCGTCGTCCTCTTTTTTGGTTATTAATAGCATTCTTAATTGGCTTGCTACTTTCTTTATTGTTAAAATTAAATAAACAGGCTTCTATGTTAATTATGGATTCTATCGTAATTATAGTACTTTTCGTTATCGTTTCTCTTTTAGCAATTATAATCTTAGTTTTTAGGAGTAATAATTCAACCTGGAGTTTAAGCTACACTTTTATATTACTAATGTGTGTAAGTTTAATTACAGGAACTATTTATGGACTTACTAGGATAGAGTCAATAGGGATAGAAAGACAAATCAAAGACCGAGAAATAGTTAGTGTTGTTGGCGTTGTCAATTCGGTATGGCACACACCTAGCTACAAAGGGTTGCTACTAAAGTCTGAAGATGATTTATACGTACAGCTTCGAATATATCACGATGAACATATGAACGATGAACATAAAGATGATGAAATTATTTACATAATACCAGGTATGGTAATAGATGCTACGGGTCAATACCGTGCGCCTTCCCTTAAAAGAAACCCAGGTGGGTTTGATGAACAACGTTATTTTTGGCTACAAGGATGGGATGGTAAGCTAATTACAGAATACAATCAAATTGAAGTTATAGGCACCCATGAAGGTGTTCAATACAAGCTGCGAGGGTTTGTATATAATACTAAGGTATACTATCAAAACATTATCAATAGCTATATGGAAAATCGGGAATTTGCTATAGTAAATGCATTGGTGCTAGGAGATCGTGGTTATATAGATTTTGATACTAGAGACCAAATACGCAATTTAGGCCTTGCCCATTTGTTTGCATTATCAGGTCTACATGTTGGAATCATCATCGTTGTCATGATTTTCTTTGCTGACCGTCTACTATTTATAACGAGGGAAAGGGCATATGTGATTCTACTAGTATTGCTACCTGTGTACGCTATATTAACAGGTGCAAGTCCGTCTGTAGTAAGGGCGGTTATTATGGCAATGCTTATGCTTATCGCTTTATTGATAAACAAGAAGGGCGATGTCTACACAAATCTGATTTTAGCTGCATTTGTAATTATATTATTTGAACCTAAACTGCTGCTAGCTGCAGGATTTCAACTTACCTTTATAATCACAGCAGGTATTGTATTGTTTATGCCAATTATTGATTATATGCTTAGAAAAGCTCACCTTTCATGGCCGTGGTTGCGTAACTTTGTTGCTATTACAATATCAGCACAGATATTAGCTTTTCCGTTACTAGTATACTATTTTCAGGAGTTTGCCTGGTCTGTTTTTATATCGCAGTTTTTTATATTACCAATCATTAGCTTCCTAATATTACCGGCTGGTATAATGTTATTAATGTTCGGATGGATTCATCCAGCGCTAACTGTTATTCCAGGGTATATATTAAAGCATAGTGCAAGCTTGATGCTAAGTATAACCGACGGCTTTGAATTTGCTACAAGGTTTGTAAGTAGCTTTCCTGAAATATCAATCTGGTGGGTATTGATTTATTTTGCAGGTACAGTTTTTATGGGATATTTGCTGTATTATAAACGTTATCATGTAAAAGCTATCGTAATAAATTCATTGTTCTTAATAGTAGTTATTGCATATGTGTTTTTTCCTAAGCTACCTACAGGTGAATTACATATTACGCTAATAGATGTAGGTCAAGGGGATGCCATACATATAGAAACACCTAAGGGTAAGCATATTCTGATTGACGGTGGTGGGATCCCAGGTAGTAATTACGATATAGGAAAACATGTAGTTTTACCTTATTTAAATGCTATTGGAGTGCGCCATCTTGATATCGTTTTCTTGAGTCATGCTGATTATGACCATATTCAAGGTCTGTTTGCTGTTTTAGTAGAACACTCTGTTGGCAGTTTAATCTATGGCTATGATGACCCAAGGCCAATATTTCAAGAACTAAAGCAATTAGCTGAACGTTCTGGTGTAGAACTGTATCAAGTAACAGAAGGTGATAAAATCATTGTTGATGATATTGTATTTGAGATTCTATACCCTAAAATAAATAAATCGGTATTGAGTTCACCTAATGAGACTTCCATGGTAAAATTATTAACATACTATGACGTAAAGGTGTTGTTCACTGGCGACATTGAAGCCGAAACAGAGATGTTGCTTTACGACACTCTGTACGATTTGCAAGTAGATATTCTTAAAGTAGCACATCATGGTAGCCGAACATCTAGTACAGAACTGTTTTTGCAACAGGTAAGCCCAGAATATGCAGCAATAAGTGTGGGGAAATATAACCGCTTTGGTCACCCGAATCAACAGGTTTTAGATAATTTACATAACATAGGAGCAGAGATATATCGTACAGATGAACAAGGTGCTATACACTTTCAAGTCAGTCAGAACGATGTAATTGTAAATACGATGCTTGAATAA
- a CDS encoding homocysteine synthase translates to MTDKKLRFDTVAVRGGYDADQTTGACAVPIYQTSSYVFRDTEHAANLFALKEMGNIYTRIMNPTQDVFEKRITELEGGIGALATSSGQAAITYAILNIASSGDEIVAASSLYGGTYNLFSVTLPKLGVKVNFVDPADPNNFKQAINDKTKAVFAEVIGNPKIDILDIEAVAKVAHDAGVPLIIDNTFGTPYLIKPFDFGADIVVHSATKFIGGHGTSIGGVIVDSGKFNWDNGRFPGLTEPDTSYHGVSYTRDVGPAAYIIKARVQLLRDMGSCISPFNSFLMIQGLETLHLRMQRHSENAQKIAEFLQGHDCVSWVNYPGLKDNINYDKAQKYLPKGQGAILTFGIKGGTEAATKFIDSLKLFLLLANVGDAKSLVIHPASTTHQQLTKEQQESTGVTEDMIRLSVGIEDAADLIEDLEQAFANSK, encoded by the coding sequence ATGACTGACAAAAAATTACGTTTTGATACAGTGGCAGTGCGAGGCGGATATGATGCTGACCAGACTACAGGGGCTTGTGCGGTACCTATATACCAAACATCTTCATATGTTTTTCGTGATACAGAGCATGCAGCTAACTTATTTGCATTAAAGGAAATGGGGAATATATACACACGTATTATGAACCCGACTCAAGATGTGTTTGAGAAAAGAATTACTGAATTAGAAGGTGGAATTGGCGCTTTAGCAACATCGTCAGGTCAGGCTGCTATTACATATGCAATTCTAAACATTGCTAGCTCAGGAGATGAGATAGTTGCAGCTAGCAGTCTATATGGAGGAACATATAATTTGTTCTCAGTAACATTGCCAAAACTTGGTGTTAAAGTTAATTTTGTAGATCCTGCAGACCCTAATAACTTTAAACAAGCAATCAATGACAAAACTAAGGCTGTTTTTGCAGAGGTTATAGGTAATCCTAAAATTGATATATTAGACATTGAGGCAGTTGCTAAGGTGGCCCATGATGCTGGTGTTCCTTTAATAATTGATAATACATTTGGTACGCCTTACCTAATTAAGCCATTTGACTTTGGCGCTGATATTGTTGTGCATTCAGCCACAAAATTTATTGGTGGACACGGAACCTCAATTGGCGGAGTAATTGTAGATTCTGGGAAGTTCAATTGGGATAATGGAAGATTTCCAGGGCTGACAGAGCCTGATACAAGCTATCATGGTGTATCTTATACAAGGGATGTCGGACCTGCAGCGTATATTATTAAAGCGCGCGTTCAATTGTTAAGAGATATGGGCTCTTGTATATCTCCATTCAATTCATTTCTAATGATACAAGGCTTAGAGACTTTACATTTACGCATGCAACGCCATAGTGAAAACGCCCAAAAAATTGCAGAATTCCTTCAAGGGCATGATTGTGTAAGCTGGGTTAATTATCCAGGACTAAAGGATAACATTAACTATGATAAAGCCCAAAAATACCTACCTAAGGGACAGGGTGCGATTCTAACATTCGGGATAAAAGGTGGAACTGAAGCAGCCACTAAATTTATAGACTCGTTAAAATTATTCTTACTATTAGCAAACGTAGGAGATGCAAAATCATTAGTTATCCACCCTGCATCAACTACACATCAGCAACTAACTAAGGAACAGCAAGAGTCTACTGGTGTTACAGAGGATATGATTAGACTGTCAGTTGGAATAGAGGATGCAGCTGATTTAATCGAAGACCTAGAACAAGCTTTTGCAAATAGTAAGTAG
- the leuS gene encoding leucine--tRNA ligase: MQYNPAEVETKWQKQWEDKDMFKTEDITDKPNFYCLEQFPYPSGKLHMGHMRVYSIGDVIARFKRMKGYNVLHPMGWDAFGMPAENAAIKNNLHPAKWTFDNIDYMRSQQKKLGVSYDWSREVTTCAPDYYKFTQWLFLHFYDQGLAYRKKAAVNWCPDCVTVLANEQVENGGCWRCGTEVVKKELEQWFFKITDYAEKLLQDLDTLDGWPEKVKTMQRNWIGKSEGAEIVFGLPTINEQVSVFTTRPDTLFGVTYMVLAPEHPYVQQLVAGTDKEQEIFEFVESIRKKSEIERTSVDSEKIGIFTGQYAVHPITKEQVPIWVANYVLMEYGTGAVMGVPGHDERDFLFAKKYNLPIVQVIAPYNPEEANYDEQQQLVDAYVGEGTLINSGDFNGQKNTQAIREIASYLEKQNLGKATISYRLRDWLVSRQRYWGAPIPIVYCDECGIVPVPNEKLPVLLPDDVNLSQGSKSPLATSDSYLNTTCPTCGKAAKRETDTMDTFICSSWYYLRYTDPKNKELPFASDKANNWLPVNEYIGGIEHAVLHLLYSRFFTKVLYDSGLVNFKEPFNSLLTQGMVIKEGAKMSKSKGNVVSPDEIISKYGADTGRLFILFAAPPDRDLDWNDQGVEGCHRFLNRVWRIVTENKELFNEDLEYNLDCKDSKELHRTIHATIKKVTEDTGVRYNFNTAISSIMELVNKINQYPESANKAVFKEAIRNLVVMLAPFAPHITEELWEMIGQKESVHLVVWPEYDETALVLDEVEIVAQINGKVKTKLVVATSSTKEEIEQLAFADEKIKELIEGKQVRKVIVVPGKLINIVVS, from the coding sequence ATGCAATACAACCCAGCAGAAGTAGAAACTAAGTGGCAAAAGCAATGGGAAGATAAAGATATGTTTAAAACTGAGGATATAACGGACAAGCCAAATTTCTATTGTTTAGAGCAATTTCCATATCCATCAGGAAAGCTACATATGGGACATATGCGTGTATATTCAATCGGAGATGTAATTGCAAGATTTAAGCGCATGAAAGGCTATAATGTACTACACCCTATGGGTTGGGATGCATTTGGTATGCCTGCCGAAAATGCTGCTATCAAGAATAATTTACATCCTGCTAAATGGACCTTTGATAATATTGATTATATGAGAAGTCAACAGAAGAAATTAGGCGTAAGCTATGATTGGAGCCGCGAGGTTACAACCTGTGCTCCTGATTACTATAAATTTACACAATGGCTGTTTCTGCATTTTTATGATCAGGGTTTAGCTTATCGTAAGAAAGCTGCTGTTAATTGGTGTCCTGACTGTGTAACTGTACTTGCCAATGAGCAGGTAGAAAACGGTGGCTGCTGGAGATGTGGAACAGAGGTTGTTAAGAAGGAATTAGAACAATGGTTTTTCAAAATTACTGATTATGCAGAAAAGCTATTACAAGATTTAGATACCCTTGATGGCTGGCCTGAAAAAGTTAAAACAATGCAGCGTAACTGGATAGGTAAGAGTGAAGGTGCTGAAATCGTTTTCGGCTTACCAACAATTAACGAACAGGTTTCTGTTTTTACTACCCGTCCAGATACATTATTCGGTGTAACATATATGGTCTTAGCACCTGAACATCCATATGTGCAACAATTAGTAGCTGGAACTGATAAGGAACAGGAAATTTTCGAATTTGTTGAATCGATTCGCAAAAAATCAGAGATTGAACGTACTTCAGTAGATTCAGAAAAAATTGGGATATTTACAGGTCAATACGCTGTACACCCAATAACTAAGGAACAGGTACCGATATGGGTAGCAAACTATGTATTAATGGAATACGGTACAGGGGCTGTTATGGGTGTTCCGGGACATGACGAGCGCGATTTTCTGTTTGCAAAAAAATATAATCTGCCAATTGTACAAGTAATAGCTCCATATAACCCAGAGGAAGCTAATTATGATGAACAACAGCAATTAGTGGATGCTTATGTTGGTGAAGGAACATTAATCAATAGTGGTGACTTCAACGGGCAAAAAAACACACAAGCGATTAGGGAAATAGCTAGCTATTTAGAGAAACAAAATCTAGGCAAGGCGACAATATCTTACCGATTACGTGACTGGCTTGTATCGCGTCAAAGATATTGGGGGGCACCAATACCAATTGTGTATTGTGATGAATGTGGTATTGTACCAGTTCCTAATGAGAAGTTACCTGTTTTGTTACCTGATGATGTAAATTTATCGCAGGGAAGCAAATCTCCATTAGCAACATCAGATAGTTATCTAAATACAACATGTCCGACCTGCGGGAAAGCCGCAAAACGTGAAACTGATACGATGGATACGTTCATCTGTTCGTCTTGGTATTATTTACGCTATACTGATCCAAAAAATAAGGAATTACCGTTTGCATCTGATAAAGCAAATAACTGGCTACCAGTTAATGAATATATTGGTGGAATTGAGCACGCTGTCTTACATTTACTATACTCTAGGTTTTTCACAAAGGTATTATATGATTCAGGGTTAGTTAATTTTAAGGAGCCCTTCAACAGTTTATTAACTCAAGGTATGGTAATTAAAGAAGGGGCAAAAATGTCAAAGTCTAAGGGGAATGTCGTAAGCCCTGACGAGATAATTAGCAAATACGGTGCTGACACTGGAAGGCTATTTATATTATTTGCTGCTCCGCCAGACAGAGATTTAGATTGGAACGACCAAGGTGTGGAAGGCTGCCATAGATTTTTAAATCGTGTTTGGAGAATTGTCACTGAGAACAAGGAATTATTTAACGAGGACTTAGAGTACAATTTGGATTGTAAAGACAGCAAGGAATTGCATCGTACTATCCATGCGACGATAAAGAAGGTAACAGAAGATACGGGAGTTCGCTATAATTTTAATACGGCAATATCTTCAATAATGGAATTGGTAAATAAGATTAATCAATATCCTGAATCGGCTAACAAAGCTGTATTTAAAGAAGCTATTAGAAACTTAGTAGTAATGCTCGCGCCATTTGCGCCGCATATCACTGAAGAGCTGTGGGAAATGATTGGTCAGAAGGAAAGCGTTCACCTTGTTGTTTGGCCTGAGTACGATGAGACTGCACTCGTTTTAGATGAGGTAGAAATTGTAGCTCAGATAAATGGTAAAGTGAAAACAAAGCTTGTAGTAGCGACTAGTAGCACAAAGGAGGAAATAGAGCAGCTTGCTTTTGCTGATGAAAAAATTAAGGAATTAATAGAAGGTAAGCAGGTACGTAAAGTTATAGTTGTACCAGGAAAATTAATAAACATAGTTGTTAGTTAA
- the rpsT gene encoding 30S ribosomal protein S20 yields MANIKSAKKRISVTARKHERNVVIKSKLKTAIKKFETAVNDTNLELAQQELLQATKTLDKAVSKGIIHKNLAARKKSRLANRLNKLAQA; encoded by the coding sequence ATGGCAAATATTAAATCGGCAAAGAAACGTATTAGCGTTACAGCTAGAAAACATGAACGTAATGTAGTTATTAAATCAAAGCTTAAAACTGCCATTAAGAAGTTCGAAACAGCAGTAAATGATACTAATCTTGAATTAGCTCAACAGGAGTTATTACAAGCTACAAAAACCCTTGATAAGGCTGTATCAAAGGGAATTATTCATAAAAATTTAGCAGCTCGTAAAAAATCGCGCTTAGCTAATCGTTTAAATAAACTAGCTCAAGCATAA
- a CDS encoding class I SAM-dependent DNA methyltransferase — MGIYREFANFYDFLMKDAPYEQWLKVLDKAIEEKPLRIADIGCGTGTLCMKLAANGHQIWGIDISDEMLTIAEEKRLQLSLPIRRRVNYLLEDMTQLQLPEPMDICYSFCDSMNYLPSIADLDVTFNKIYNNLKPGGLFIFDLLALAKMEHQLHDLKNFEVADDVICIWHNHFDKQLSELHYDVTLMTKEQKNKYLRHDEYHIQKGYTIEDVRGLLNKNGFEISMEFADFNLEKNIEEATDRYFWVVKKVSP; from the coding sequence ATGGGTATATATCGAGAATTTGCTAATTTTTATGACTTTCTAATGAAGGATGCACCATATGAGCAGTGGTTGAAGGTGCTTGATAAGGCAATAGAAGAAAAGCCGTTAAGAATTGCAGATATAGGCTGTGGAACTGGAACACTTTGTATGAAGCTTGCGGCTAATGGGCATCAAATATGGGGCATAGATATTTCTGACGAGATGCTAACTATTGCTGAAGAAAAGCGATTGCAGCTTAGCTTGCCAATACGCAGAAGAGTTAATTATCTGCTTGAAGACATGACTCAGCTACAGCTACCAGAACCAATGGATATTTGCTACTCTTTTTGCGATAGTATGAACTATTTACCATCAATAGCCGATTTAGATGTGACCTTCAACAAGATATATAACAATCTAAAACCAGGTGGTTTATTTATTTTTGACCTATTAGCACTTGCGAAGATGGAACATCAATTACACGATTTGAAAAATTTTGAGGTAGCTGATGATGTAATTTGTATTTGGCATAATCATTTTGATAAACAATTATCTGAATTGCATTATGATGTAACGTTAATGACCAAAGAACAAAAGAATAAATACCTTCGTCATGATGAATATCATATCCAAAAAGGATATACTATCGAGGATGTAAGAGGCTTATTGAATAAAAACGGCTTTGAAATATCAATGGAGTTTGCAGATTTTAATTTAGAGAAAAATATAGAAGAGGCTACAGACAGATATTTTTGGGTTGTTAAAAAGGTAAGCCCTTGA